In Nitrospiraceae bacterium, the following are encoded in one genomic region:
- a CDS encoding DNA-3-methyladenine glycosylase encodes MSMILPRDFFNRPTLEVAGSLVGKYLVREQDGLLTAGKIIEVEAYIGQEDKACHASKGRTARTDVLFGPPGHAYVYLCYGMYEMLNVVTEQEGFPAAILLRAVECSGNLIDGPGRLTRAFGIDRRLNRCDLTVGEALWFEDREERLQAGALHTYPRIGVDYAGEWAHKPWRFRLRTENSTPRRPSSKRPLL; translated from the coding sequence ATGTCCATGATTCTCCCTCGTGACTTCTTCAACCGACCCACGCTCGAGGTCGCCGGTTCCTTGGTTGGAAAGTATCTCGTGCGGGAGCAGGATGGCCTGCTGACTGCCGGAAAGATCATCGAGGTCGAAGCCTACATCGGCCAAGAGGATAAGGCCTGCCACGCTTCGAAGGGGCGGACGGCTCGGACGGACGTGCTCTTCGGTCCGCCGGGACATGCCTACGTCTACCTGTGCTACGGGATGTATGAGATGCTCAACGTGGTCACGGAGCAGGAAGGTTTTCCGGCCGCAATCCTTTTACGGGCGGTGGAGTGCTCGGGGAACCTGATCGATGGGCCGGGGCGGCTGACTCGGGCCTTCGGTATCGACCGCCGCTTGAATCGCTGTGACCTGACGGTCGGCGAGGCCCTTTGGTTCGAGGACCGCGAGGAGCGATTGCAGGCCGGTGCATTGCACACCTACCCGCGCATCGGGGTGGATTACGCCGGTGAGTGGGCCCACAAACCCTGGCGATTTCGCCTGAGGACAGAGAACTCCACGCCCCGCCGTCCTTCCAGCAAGCGCCCTCTTCTCTAA
- a CDS encoding response regulator, translating into MQEIDTTTAKLLLIDDEVHSVKLMEAILKQAGYRSITASNDPRQAIELFRTVKPDLLVLDMRMPHLDGIEVMRQLLPVVARDEYFPILIVTGELDVATKHKALAEGAKDFLTKPVDAIEVALRIKNQLLTRQLHDQLRRQSEHLEAQVLLRTKAVEQTQLDILHRLALAAGYRHDKTGSHAWRVGRIAALLAELRGLSPDQVELIRKAAPLHDVGKIGIPDEVLLKAGPFTEADREVMRQHVKIGSKLLSGSVAPLLQMAREIALTHHERWDGTGYLGIKGTQIPLSGRIAAVADAFDVMTHRNGAKSPMTLAQARAEIENQAGKQFDPELSAFFLRLIDRDGEMLLSEPSPVRLVA; encoded by the coding sequence ATGCAAGAGATCGACACGACGACCGCGAAGCTCCTCCTCATCGACGACGAAGTCCACAGCGTCAAGCTGATGGAAGCCATTTTGAAGCAAGCGGGCTACCGGTCCATCACGGCCTCGAACGATCCTCGCCAGGCCATCGAGTTATTCCGCACGGTGAAGCCCGACTTGCTCGTGCTCGACATGCGGATGCCGCATTTGGATGGAATCGAGGTGATGCGGCAGTTGCTCCCGGTCGTGGCTCGGGACGAGTATTTCCCGATTCTGATCGTCACGGGCGAGTTGGACGTCGCCACCAAGCACAAGGCCCTGGCGGAAGGTGCGAAAGATTTTCTGACCAAGCCGGTGGATGCCATCGAGGTTGCGCTGCGGATCAAAAACCAGCTGCTGACCAGGCAACTCCATGACCAACTGAGGCGACAGAGCGAGCACCTCGAGGCGCAGGTGTTGTTGAGGACCAAGGCGGTCGAACAAACGCAACTCGATATCTTGCACCGACTGGCTCTGGCGGCCGGTTATCGGCATGACAAGACCGGTTCGCACGCCTGGCGAGTGGGACGTATCGCGGCGCTCTTGGCGGAACTGCGCGGATTGTCACCGGACCAGGTCGAGTTGATCAGAAAGGCTGCTCCCCTACACGACGTCGGCAAGATCGGCATCCCCGACGAGGTACTGCTGAAAGCCGGGCCCTTTACCGAGGCAGACCGAGAAGTGATGCGGCAACATGTGAAAATCGGGTCGAAGCTCCTCTCGGGTAGCGTCGCGCCGCTTCTCCAGATGGCCAGGGAAATTGCCCTGACCCACCACGAGCGGTGGGATGGCACCGGTTATCTCGGGATCAAGGGTACACAGATTCCGCTCTCCGGACGCATCGCGGCGGTTGCCGATGCCTTCGACGTCATGACGCATCGGAACGGAGCCAAGTCGCCGATGACGCTGGCCCAGGCTCGGGCAGAGATCGAGAATCAGGCCGGCAAACAGTTCGATCCCGAGCTCAGCGCGTTCTTTCTCAGGCTCATCGACCGTGACGGCGAAATGTTACTGTCGGAGCCTTCACCGGTCAGGCTCGTCGCCTGA
- the nikR gene encoding nickel-responsive transcriptional regulator NikR — protein MTKRNTSKQGGNGLVRFGVSLDEHLLGEFDRLIERRNYTNRSEAIRDLIRNDLVEQQWGDNQPTVGTITFVYDHHVRDLTRKLTQIQHDFQGHILAGLHVHLDHDHCLEVLVVKGKGVEIRKVADALVSVKGVKHGKLTMTTTGKGLR, from the coding sequence ATGACAAAACGTAACACCTCGAAGCAGGGCGGGAATGGGCTGGTTCGGTTCGGCGTGTCGCTTGACGAGCATCTACTCGGTGAATTCGACCGTCTGATCGAGCGGCGTAACTATACGAACCGTTCGGAAGCGATCCGAGATCTGATCCGGAACGATCTGGTCGAGCAACAGTGGGGCGACAACCAGCCCACGGTCGGCACGATTACATTTGTCTACGATCATCACGTCCGCGACCTCACCCGAAAACTCACGCAGATCCAGCACGACTTTCAGGGGCATATCCTCGCCGGCCTGCATGTTCACCTCGACCACGACCATTGCCTGGAGGTGTTGGTCGTCAAGGGGAAGGGGGTCGAGATCCGAAAGGTCGCCGATGCGCTGGTCAGCGTGAAGGGCGTGAAGCACGGCAAGCTCACGATGACGACGACAGGTAAGGGGTTGCGGTGA
- a CDS encoding TonB-dependent receptor plug domain-containing protein — translation MSRHWLLSAVAAVLLWTDPAKAHDPDAPDVEVPDIHVTADQPVAASSQQFIPDKEYLMQPQGRPAQVLRLIPGFIAVEHSGGAGKADQYFLRGFDADHGTDVAFFADGMPINLRSHAHGQGYTDLNFIIPETIEGVDVYKGAYLPEYGDFATAGAVNFRTREVVAEGVVQSAGGQFNTQRHLLMFSPTKDAVRTLFAAEGYYTDGPFQNDNRYFRGNLLGKATMNPLGRDELVITGTFQKSQWNGSGEIPLRALHDGSLDRFGSIDPSEGGKTLRSTGRINYHYDTPSGGRFFANAYAQYYRFDLFTDFTFFLNDPVNGDGFQQSDRRVIYGGDVGYRHSGHLFDMDAAATVGVQARADDIHARLGPQVKRAPLGTTVDSTIFEASYAPFLKLELQPTPWLRLAGGVRTEVFTFDVRNRCATCTEQPAGNTSSGVVLPKMNVILGPWFRTEFFANYGEGYHSNDARSAVAQAASPLARARNYEVGIRSKPWGQDGVELIATLWALDLKQELVFVGDAGTTEIRGASRRRGMEVAARGQVWGPLYFNGSVTWTKAEFNNGDAIPLAPEVTAYGALLLRWPEGLTSQIQATYLGVRPLVEDRSAKAPSWTTFDLSERYQLPVTLPHGRLEAFLFVQNLFNTKWEQATFFFDSRLRNEAAGVADTHFVPGSPRFVMAGLAWYF, via the coding sequence GTGAGCAGGCATTGGTTGTTGTCTGCGGTTGCGGCGGTCCTGTTATGGACCGATCCCGCCAAGGCTCACGATCCCGACGCTCCGGACGTGGAAGTGCCGGACATTCACGTGACGGCCGATCAACCGGTCGCCGCCTCTTCCCAGCAGTTCATTCCCGACAAGGAATATCTCATGCAGCCGCAGGGTCGCCCGGCCCAGGTGTTGCGGCTCATTCCCGGCTTTATCGCGGTGGAGCATTCCGGCGGAGCCGGAAAGGCCGACCAGTACTTCCTGCGGGGGTTCGATGCCGATCACGGTACCGATGTCGCCTTCTTTGCCGATGGCATGCCGATCAATTTGCGAAGTCACGCCCACGGGCAGGGCTACACCGATCTCAACTTCATCATCCCGGAAACCATCGAAGGGGTGGATGTGTACAAAGGCGCGTACCTGCCGGAGTACGGCGATTTCGCCACGGCGGGCGCGGTCAACTTCCGTACACGCGAGGTGGTGGCGGAAGGCGTCGTGCAGTCGGCGGGAGGGCAGTTCAACACGCAGCGCCATCTCTTGATGTTCTCGCCGACGAAGGATGCGGTGCGGACCCTCTTTGCGGCGGAGGGCTATTACACGGACGGGCCGTTCCAGAACGACAATCGCTACTTCCGCGGCAATCTCCTGGGCAAGGCCACGATGAATCCGCTCGGGCGCGATGAACTGGTCATCACGGGAACTTTTCAGAAGTCGCAGTGGAACGGCTCGGGCGAGATTCCCCTGCGGGCCTTGCACGATGGATCGCTCGACCGGTTCGGCTCGATCGATCCGAGCGAGGGAGGCAAGACGCTCCGCAGCACCGGGCGAATCAACTACCATTACGACACCCCCTCAGGCGGGCGTTTCTTCGCGAATGCCTACGCGCAGTACTATCGATTCGACCTGTTCACCGATTTCACGTTCTTTCTCAACGATCCGGTCAACGGCGACGGGTTCCAACAATCGGACCGGCGCGTGATCTACGGCGGCGATGTCGGCTATCGCCACAGCGGCCACCTCTTCGACATGGACGCCGCCGCGACGGTCGGGGTGCAGGCGCGAGCGGACGACATCCATGCACGGTTGGGTCCGCAAGTGAAACGGGCGCCGTTAGGGACGACCGTGGACAGCACCATTTTCGAGGCCTCATACGCGCCGTTCCTCAAATTGGAACTGCAGCCGACTCCGTGGCTGCGACTGGCCGGAGGCGTTCGCACGGAAGTGTTCACTTTCGACGTGCGAAACCGCTGCGCGACTTGCACGGAACAGCCTGCCGGCAATACCAGCTCGGGGGTTGTGCTGCCGAAGATGAACGTCATCTTGGGACCCTGGTTCAGGACGGAATTCTTTGCCAACTACGGCGAGGGCTACCACAGCAACGATGCCCGTTCGGCCGTGGCTCAAGCCGCGTCGCCATTGGCACGGGCGAGGAATTATGAAGTCGGTATTCGGTCGAAGCCCTGGGGGCAGGATGGAGTTGAGCTGATCGCCACTCTCTGGGCGCTGGATTTGAAACAGGAACTTGTATTCGTCGGGGACGCGGGGACGACGGAGATTCGTGGAGCTTCTCGCCGGCGCGGGATGGAAGTCGCTGCGCGCGGGCAAGTCTGGGGGCCGCTCTACTTCAACGGCAGTGTGACTTGGACCAAGGCGGAATTCAACAACGGGGATGCCATTCCCCTGGCCCCGGAAGTGACGGCCTACGGTGCTTTGCTGCTGCGTTGGCCGGAAGGCTTGACCTCACAGATCCAGGCAACGTACCTCGGCGTGAGGCCTTTGGTCGAGGACCGCAGCGCGAAGGCGCCGTCCTGGACCACGTTCGACCTCTCCGAGCGCTATCAACTCCCGGTCACATTGCCGCACGGACGGCTGGAGGCGTTCTTGTTCGTGCAGAACCTCTTCAATACGAAATGGGAGCAGGCCACGTTCTTCTTCGACTCGCGTTTGCGGAACGAAGCGGCCGGCGTGGCGGACACGCATTTTGTGCCGGGGAGTCCACGGTTTGTGATGGCCGGCCTCGCCTGGTACTTCTGA